The Castanea sativa cultivar Marrone di Chiusa Pesio chromosome 11, ASM4071231v1 genome contains a region encoding:
- the LOC142616770 gene encoding uncharacterized protein LOC142616770 encodes MSLLVWNCRGLGNPLTVNQLADLVWVKDPSVVFIAETWTDKARLEQVKRRIQFKNLFEVPRRNKVGGLALFWKEDFNLNVETFSPNHIDTTINKNTPEEWRFTGFYGEPDTQKRHESWDKLRVLKNRRASPWLCAGDFNEITHQSEKSGGRTRPHSQMQLFRDALDDCSFIDLGYVGFPYTWHKHFADYTIFERLDRGLATAEWFTRFREQKSTI; translated from the coding sequence ATGAGTCTCCTAGTATGGAACTgtcgtgggcttgggaacccacTGACAGTCAATCAGCTTGCAGATTTGGTGTGGGTGAAAGATCCCTCTGTTGTGTTTATAGCCGAAACATGGACAGATAAAGCTAGGCTAGAACAAGTGAAAAGGAGAATTCAATTCAAGAATCTGTTTGAAGTTCCAAGGAGAAATAAAGTAGGTGGTCTGGCACTATTTTGGAAGGAAGACTTTAACTTAAATGTTGAAACTTTCTCCCCGAACCATATCGACAccacaattaataaaaatacgCCTGAAGAATGGAGATTCACCGGTTTCTACGGAGAACCAGACACCCAAAAAAGACATGAATCGTGGGATAAATTGAGAGTTTTGAAAAATAGGAGAGCTTCACCATGGTTATGTGCCGGAGATTTCAATGAGATTACTCATCAATCGGAGAAAAGTGGGGGGAGAACCCGGCCGCATTCACAGATGCAGCTCTTTCGGGACGCTCTGGATGATTGTAGTTTCATAGACCTGGGGTATGTGGGGTTTCCTTACACTTGGCATAAACACTTTGCTGACTATACAATTTTTGAGAGACTTGACAGAGGTTTGGCCACAGCAGAGTGGTTTACGAGATTCCGGGAACAAAAATCCACCATTTAG